Proteins co-encoded in one Pseudophryne corroboree isolate aPseCor3 chromosome 1, aPseCor3.hap2, whole genome shotgun sequence genomic window:
- the LOC134970883 gene encoding ovarian cancer G-protein coupled receptor 1-like — protein sequence MTPEDKMDMNSSRCPFLTQDSGDVLSCSNISHYTVTFLSCLYTMNTMLGLTLNILVLWAIWPEVKRSHGLPTYVISLLCAALLECLTLPFGVAYLSDSLEVGSLGCHVLSLMPKIAQRTATTFVMWIFVLRYVAVTHPLKYATFCSGRVCASVSISLWLTVTAISVTEQALAIDNSNICFPGYRIILEWALIDLILSVLFSHVPLIHLCTCGYLISCTLKNSPSVPRKQHKRISRLLFLAVVMFGILFCPMHIVLEYQSILVLLGQSIWQAKQTFIFHYHLMFALNSLSVVIVPFFYVFSSSAIKKRLKGLFKHR from the coding sequence ACACCTGAAGATAAGATGGATATGAACTCCAGTCGCTGTCCCTTTCTCACACAGGACTCTGGGGATGTATTGTCATGCAGCAATATCTCACACTATACAGTGACTTTTCTTTCCTGTCTCTACACCATGAACACTATGCTGGGACTGACACTCAACATATTGGTTCTGTGGGCAATATGGCCAGAAGTCAAGAGGTCCCATGGGCTACCCACGTACGTTATCAGTCTCCTTTGTGCTGCACTTTTGGAATGCCTGACATTACCATTTGGAGTGGCCTACCTTTCAGACAGCTTGGAAGTGGGTTCCTTGGGCTGCCATGTTCTTAGTCTCATGCCCAAAATTGCCCAAAGGACGGCAACAACGTTTGTGATGTGGATTTTTGTTTTGAGATACGTAGCAGTGACTCACCCATTAAAGTATGCAACATTTTGTTCTGGCAGGGTATGTGCATCAGTCAGTATTTCTCTGTGGTTGACAGTAACAGCCATTTCAGTCACTGAACAAGCACTTGCCATTGACAATTCTAATATATGTTTTCCAGGTTACAGAATTATACTAGAATGGGCTTTGATTGATTTGATCTTGTCAGTACTATTTAGCCACGTACCTTTGATCCATCTTTGTACTTGTGGATACCTTATCTCCTGTACCTTGAAGAACTCTCCATCTGTTCCCAGGAAACAACATAAAAGGATCAGCAGGCTACTTTTTCTAGCTGTGGTTATGTTTGGGATTCTATTTTGCCCAATGCAtatagttctagaatatcaaagtaTTCTCGTCTTACTTGGCCAATCCATATGGCAGGCAAAACAAACATTCATTTTTCATTATCATCTAATGTTTGCTCTTAATAGTCTTAGTGTGGTGATTGTCCCTTTTTTCTATGTCTTCAGTTCTAGTGCAATTAAGAAGAGACTTAAGGGACTTTTCAAGCATAGATAA